The proteins below come from a single Drosophila kikkawai strain 14028-0561.14 chromosome 3R, DkikHiC1v2, whole genome shotgun sequence genomic window:
- the rtp gene encoding MORN repeat-containing protein 4 homolog, producing the protein MAMDDYDDDMSSVGVTTARIENQHHQQGQHGQQHHHQQGHGGQSQYSAGAVKVGGWRYEDASRYIGEWNQRGQKHGIGHLQFADGTRYDGQFQEGLSQGVGCLWFPDGAKYEGEFHQGWFHGNGIFWRADGMKYEGEFRGGKIWGLGLLTFQDLTHGFPRNEGFFQDCRFMRRRRCPEVVQRAQKCALMARSQCDHPY; encoded by the exons ATGGCTATGGACGACTACGATGATGACA TGAGCAGCGTGGGAGTGACTACGGCACGGATCGAAAACCAGCACCACCAACAGGGTCAGCATGGGCAGCAACACCATCACCAGCAGGGTCACGGTGGCCAGAGCCAGTACAGCGCCGGGGCGGTCAAGGTGGGCGGATGGCGCTACGAGGACGCTAGTCGGTACATCGGCGAGTGGAACCAGCGGGGCCAGAAGCATGGCATTGGACACTTGCAGTTCGCCGATGGCACCCGCTACGATGGCCAGTTCCAGGAGGGTCTCAGCCAGGGAGTGGGTTGCCTCTGGTTCCCGGATGGAGCAAA ATATGAAGGCGAGTTTCATCAGGGCTGGTTTCATGGCAATGGAATCTTTTGGCGCGCCGATGGCATGAAGTACGAGGGTGAGTTTCGCGGCGGAAAGATCTGGGGGCTCGGCCTGCTGACGTTCCAGGACCTTACGCACGGATTCCCCAGAAACGAGGGCTTCTTCCAAGACTGCCGCTTCATGCGAAGACGTCGCTGTCCGGAGGTTGTGCAGCGAGCCCAGAAATGTGCCCTGATGGCCCGATCCCAATGCGATCATCCCTACTGA
- the Mms19 gene encoding MMS19 nucleotide excision repair protein: MTTPTRATLEKALKSDAKLLKASIQIAKDLTAKVYDISVLAEELGFALSSPDMEQRVAGTNLLSAVLVALPEDLLEARQLEFLSTFYMDRLRDHHNVMPAIIDGIDALVHMKALPPSHVPLILQAFFEHTTCQSQTRGDRAKLFDIFKYLTLNFKTELQSMAGDFVYGLINSIDGERDPRNLDIIFSFMPEFLSTYPLLHLAEEMFEIFACYFPIDFNPSKQDPTAITRDELASKLTNCLVANNEFAEATVVLAVEKLESELLVAKLDSIMLLHQAAVKFPPSVLEPHFDQIWQALKAETFPGNDNEEILKASLKALSALLERASHLPDISHSYQSSILGVVLPHLSDVNQRLFHPATGIALVCVAGDAPYAADKILNSFLLKLQQVGDVSSEQRIKIYGIISQVYKLCGLRDALQKLDATIRESLQDDVIASLRLIEREDFDAKQETLELQRAAISVLNESAPILSEKQRALVYKALVQLVSHPSIDLDFTTLTASLGALQPVELQSNFIDVSVRNFEIFSNFVKRKIYANLLPLLPQMAFTQRILDLIMTQSFKETTPDPVRLLALEALNQVLAQEDQRFIVDLQQESNLLHKLIELGQSTENLSLQSLEQIAGALSRITQQLPLSEQSAIVSEYLPGLRLNLSADLYITKGLLGYLHKDISLDDHFERLLSDLTQLSLSTDNEQLRVIAHHLLCSLVNKMESNPANRGKVKKITDELKVAIKKGDVRAVEILAWVAKGLVVAGFDEAADIVGDLSDLLKHPSLSTAAALGFDIIAAEYPELDLPVVKFLYKQKLFHTIMGKMGSKLANYCVHHLKAFVYVLKATPQAVIKLNIEQLGPLLFRSLEEHNEAQSLCIALGICERFVQQQDPYFQGHLAHLIPSCLELSKYKAQHTMQVRIAALELLYDITKYPTFVLLPHKVDVTLALAAALDDPKRLVRNTAVKARNAWFMVGAASGN; encoded by the exons ATGACAACGCCCACGCGTGCCACCCTCGAGAAGGCTCTGAAGAGCGACGCGAAGCTCCTTAAGGCTTCCATCCAGATCGCCAAGG ATCTGACGGCCAAGGTCTACGACATATCCGTGCTGGCCGAGGAGCTGGGCTTTGCACTGTCCTCACCTGACATGGAGCAGCGGGTGGCCGGCACAAATCTACTGTCCGCAGTGCTCGTCGCCCTGCCGGAGGACCTGCTCGAGGCGCGGCAGCTGGAGTTCCTGAGCACCTTCTATATGGACAGGCTGCGCGATCACCACAACGTGATGCCGGCCATCATCGACGGTATAGATGCTTTGGTCCACATGAAGGCTCTGCCGCCTTCTCACGTTCCCCTGATCCTACAGGCCTTCTTCGAGCACACCACCTGCCAGTCGCAGACCCGTGGCGACCGCGCCAAGCTGTTCGATATCTTCAAGTACCTGACGCTCAACTTCAAAACGG AGCTGCAGTCGATGGCCGGTGACTTTGTCTACGGTCTGATCAACTCTATTGACGGCGAGCGAGACCCTCGCAACCTGGACATTATATTCAGCTTCATGCCCGAGTTCCTGTCGACGTATCCGTTGCTGCATTTGGCCGAGGAGATGTTTGAGATCTTCGCCTGCTACTTTCCCATCGACTTTAATCCGAGCAAACAGGATCCGACAGCCATAACGCGAGATGAATTGGCCTCGAAGTTGACCAATTGCCTGGTGGCGAACAATGAGTTCGCCGAGGCAACGGTGGTTCTGGCCGTGGAGAAGCTGGAGAGCGAGCTGCTGGTGGCCAAGCTGGACTCTATAATGTTGCTG CACCAAGCAGCTGTGAAGTTTCCTCCCTCCGTTTTGGAGCCGCACTTCGACCAGATTTGGCAGGCGCTGAAGGCGGAGACGTTTCCCGGCAACGACAACGAGGAGATCCTGAAGGCCTCTCTGAAGGCCTTGTCCGCGCTCCTAGAGCGCGCTTCCCATCTGCCCGATATCAGCCACAGCTACCAGAGCTCAATCCTGGGCGTCGTTCTGCCCCACCTGAGCGACGTCAACCAGCGCCTTTTCCATCCGGCCACTGGCATAGCCTTGGTTTGTGTCGCGGGCGATGCCCCCTATGCAGCGGATAAGATTCTCAATAGCTTCCTGCTTAAGCTGCAGCAGGTCGGAGATGTGAGCTCCGAGCAGCGGATAAAGATTTATGGCATCATTAGCCAGGTATATAAGCTGTGTGGACTGCGGGACGCGCTGCAGAAGCTGGACGCCACGATACGTGAGTCGCTGCAGGACGATGTGATCGCCTCGTTGCGGCTGATCGAAAGGGAGGACTTCGATGCCAAGCAGGAGACTCTGGAGCTGCAAAGGGCAGCGATTTCAGTGCTCAACGAGAGCGCTCCGATTCTCAGCGAGAAGCAGCGTGCCCTGGTCTATAAAGCCCTGGTTCAGCTGGTCAGCCATCCGTCCATCGATCTGGATTTTACCACACTCACAGCCAGCTTGGGCGCCCTGCAGCCCGTGGAGCTGCAGTCGAACTTCATCGACGTCTCCGTGCGCAACTTCGAGATCTTTTCCAACTTTGTCAAGCGGAAGATTTACGCCAACTTGTTGCCTCTCTTACCCCAGATGGCATTTACCCAACGCATTTTGGACCTGATTATGACGCAATCGTTTAAGGAGACGACACCGGATCCAGTGCGTCTTCTGGCTCTGGAAGCGCTGAACCAAGTGCTGGCCCAGGAGGACCAGCGCTTCATCGTGGATCTGCAGCAGGAATCTAATTTGCTGCACAAGCTCATAGAACTGGGCCAGAGCACGGAGAACCTGTCCCTGCAGTCACTAGAGCAAATTGCCGGCGCCCTAAGTCGCATAACCCAGCAACTGCCCCTCTCCGAGCAGAGTGCCATCGTCAGCGAGTACCTACCGGGGCTGAGGCTAAACCTATCCGCTGATCTGTACATTACCAAGGGCCTTCTTGGCTATCTTCACAAGGACATCAGCCTGGACGATCACTTTGAGCGACTGCTGAGCGATCTCACCCAGCTCTCGCTCAGCACCGACAACGAGCAGCTGCGCGTGATCGCTCACCACTTGCTCTGCAGCTTGGTCAACAAGATGGAGAGCAATCCGGCCAATCGGGGCAAGGTCAAGAAGATCACGGACGAGCTGAAGGTGGCTATAAAAAAGGGCGATGTGCGGGCGGTGGAGATTCTGGCGTGGGTGGCAAAGGGACTGGTGGTGGCTGGATTTGATGAAGCGGCCGATATCGTGGGCGAT CTATCAGACCTGTTGAAGCATCCCAGCTTAAGCACGGCGGCCGCCTTGGGCTTCGACATTATTGCGGCCGAGTATCCCGAACTAGACCTGCCCGTGGTCAAGTTCCTATACAAGCAGAAGCTCTTCCACACCATCATGGGCAAGATGGGCAGCAAGCTGGCAAACTACTGTGTCCACCACCTGAAGGCCTTCGTTTATGTTCTGAAGGCCACGCCGCAGGCGGTAATTAAGCTGAATATCGAGCAACTTGGCCCGCTGCTTTTTAGGAGTCTGGAGGAGCACAACGAGGCGCAGTCGCTGTGCATTGCCCTAGGCATCTGCGAGAGGTTTGTGCAGCAACAGGACCCCTACTTCCAGGGGCACTTGGCTCATCTCATACCCAGCTGTTTGGAGCTGTCCAAGTACAAGGCCCAACACACTATG CAAGTTCGCATTGCGGCGTTGGAGCTGCTCTACGACATTACAAAGTACCCCACCTTCGTACTGCTGCCCCACAAAGTGGATGTGACGCTGGCCCTGGCCGCCGCCTTGGACGACCCCAAGCGCCTGGTGCGTAACACGGCGGTGAAGGCCAGGAATGCATGGTTCATGGTCGGGGCGGCTAGCGGGAATTAG